The region GTTCCCCAAGGGTGCATGGTACGCCCTCGACGCATGCGCCGATATGGGATACCAGGTGATTGGCATGGATTGGCTCCATGATCCTGCGGAGGCTGTCAAGATCATTGGAGACCGACCAGTGGTTCTTCAAGGCAATGCCGATCCCGGCGTACTGTACGGCTCGCACGAGTCCATCACCGAGGTTGTTACCGAAATGGTCAAGGGTTTCGGCTGGGCAGAGCGCAAGAAGGGCTGGATTGTTAACCTCGGTCACGGTATGTCTCAATTTTTGAATAGATTACTCTCATCGCCGCTAACAGGTTCCCAGGCATCACACCATTTGTCAACCCAGATGACCTCAAGTTCTTCTTCCAGGAGATCCACCGCCTCACCAAGACCGATTGACTGGATCTGCCGGAATCTGTACGAATTGCCATAGACTTGTTTATTGTGCCGTAGGAAAAGTTTAGAGCTTGATGTTTTGCATGCTTTCAAGATCGAGTATTCCCCTGCAGAGTTGTAATGTCAGGCCGAGCTTCATGATTTGGTCTTTGGGAAGGGCATATACCATGATACAATCCACGATGGTTTACCACCAATAGCACGGCATAGACCTTGACTCTTTGTGTTTTCAACCCAAACATCCGCAGCCCCCAGGCCGTCGTCACCATATTCGTGGAGACGCTCGCGCATGAGTTTGATGGCTATTGCCTTTCCGAAGCCGAGACGGCGATATGGTTCCTATATTTGCCTGTCAGTGTCCATTTTATCAGTTGGAGTGAAGCGGGCAGGAACCTACCTCCACATGCAGCGACATCAACGTCCCATCCAGCCCTTTCGCCCGTCAGTCAACAACCCATCACGGCCAGCTCATCAGTTCAACACCACTTACCAAGAAACCCCCACCCAACAGCCTCCCCGGTTGCTCCCAACCTCACAGCAAGACTAGGAACCATCAACAACGTCGCCCTACACATTCTCTCACATCAGCCATCTACCCCCATCCTCTTTCACAAAACAGGGTTGCTTACTCCTGCCTATCAATCGCAGTCCTActcttcaccaacccaacatcCCCCTTCCTAACCTCATCCCAATaaaactccctcccctccacctcccacgTCTTGTCGCTCATCCCCCCTTCTAACTCGGGTAAATCCCCCACCCGAAAAACAAACTTGTAATCAAACTCCCACTCCTGCCCCCCAGCCAAAGCTGTCTTCTCTAGCCCCATCCCCAAGTTGATCATCCTTTTCCTCACCATCTCATGGATACTACCAACCagtatctttttctttctcccacCCTCCCATAAACCCTCCGCAACCTGAAAGAACCTAAGCAAcaacccatcccaaaccctcccctcctca is a window of Podospora pseudopauciseta strain CBS 411.78 chromosome 1, whole genome shotgun sequence DNA encoding:
- a CDS encoding hypothetical protein (EggNog:ENOG503P623; COG:S), encoding MPPLSPIVETHRPTSVPPSLLSLLYSKPYFPFSLPVLRRIQFAETFADRGGCTSHSRVVHVYHHPGTRDPDRFVTGYVDLSKGPETQVWLFCSLEIQSGGEEGRVWDGLLLRFFQVAEGLWEGGRKKKILVGSIHEMVRKRMINLGMGLEKTALAGGQEWEFDYKFVFRVGDLPELEGGMSDKTWEVEGREFYWDEVRKGDVGLVKSRTAIDRQEMCRATLLMVPSLAVRLGATGEAVGWGFLGLDGTLMSLHVEEPYRRLGFGKAIAIKLMRERLHEYGDDGLGAADVWVENTKSQGLCRAIGGKPSWIVSWGILDLESMQNIKL